In Rhodobacter sp. 24-YEA-8, the following are encoded in one genomic region:
- a CDS encoding type I polyketide synthase, whose amino-acid sequence MTRRPSGVAATDIAIVGMAAHLPGAGDISTFWANLRAGVESIRVLSRDELLAAGESASKMARPNYVPAAAVLDGFETFDADFFGFSPKEAAILDPQHRQFLEVAWEALENAGHPPEKFPGAIGVWAGCGMGSYFYFNLCSNPDLVEETGMFLLRHTGNDKDFLATRASHILDLKGPSVNVQTACSTSLVAIHYASQALLNGECDMALAGGVTIELPHARGYLFQEGEILSPDGHCHAFDHRAQGTVFGSGAGCVVLRRAVDAIRDGDHIWAILKGTAINNDGAAKAGYLAPSVDGQSACIAEAQALAGVTADTVTYIECHGTGTYLGDPIEVAALTGAFRETTDAVGHCRIGSVKTNIGHLDTAAGVASLIKVALSLHHRELPPSLGYEAPNPSIDFETSPFRVNDRLTPWQAPVLRAGVNSLGVGGTNAHAVLEEAPLRAASQDSDWPFQPLVISARSKAALEGQASRLAAHLRAHSDQKLADVAWTLKEGRRAFEKRRVIVAESHAEAADLLEGANPRLVFNHDHLGENPEVIFMFPGGGAQFAGMARDLYETEPVFKDWMDRGLAVLEPQLDYDIRALWLPVKGAEAAADQALKKPSVQLPLIMITEYALAKLYESWGITPAALIGHSMGENTAAALAGVMSFEDCIGLVLLRGRLFDTVAPGGMLSVPLPEADLARYWADDLDMASVNAPGLCVVSGPDAALDALAARLAADEIETQRIAIDIAAHSRMLAPILPAFGDYLRGIRLSAPQIPIISNRSGKVLTDAEATDPDYWVAHLRNTVNFQAGLAELTATPGRVYMEMGPGRALSSLAGANGVGPGQVVPALRHPEQKIDDDAWLVGSIARLWACGVAVDWGQIWGGRLRQRVPLPGYAFQRKPFFIAPGEAAPVAAELPARVEDLTGWGWKRHWTPSPAGFDIDDLGVAAPASWLVFADDAGLCLAAADRLRAAGHRVILVHPGDSFRALGEDRYSLAPERGLEGYEALIRDLAGRGIAPAQVLHGWLVTKDESFRPGSSFAQRLIEQGFWSALFLLQAMAGENLAQGVKFTFLTNGAAAAKGTVLRWPEKALLRGPVLVAGKELPGVALAQLDLELPVLRRGESLPDSLSDAVIEEALAPEGGVAVLRGARRYTEALRPAPLPEAGFELPYGAHVLITGGFGGIGLTLAEDLIRERGAKVTLIARSRLPEGAARAAWLRAHAPEDAVSRRIMAVERLEALARESGGGIALARADVANLFEMQAVVEAAIARMGPVDAVIHAAGMVADGPILGKDPGSVEEVFAPKLHGTEVIDRLFPDGALKLLVLFSSTSTVTGPAGQVDYVAVNEYLNAFAEARAGGATRVVALNWGIWQGVGMAAESLADRMGREAAPPVPVRQPMLTAAGFDVAGNRVFTGDLSCQQWIFDGHRTREGQALLPGTGYLELAAEAWALQEGAVGVPGTGAGFGIRDLTFFAALDLAESETRPLRVRLSRSEAGYDFEVQTLMRAGGRDGWATHATARLFALTGAQAAISPGIDPGEIAARLRAPEMGQPQEGEADGWLSSPQEAHLAFGPRWRVLRSRAYGAGEGLARLALPGRFRREVFGGDPVAGDPVTSEPAGGWLLHPALLDLATGWAMDLIAGYQPDRLWVPLSYGSVRVFAPLSADLVSHIRNAGENRADRPTAVFDITLATTDGRVLVEITGFTIRRLDAALSFPAPDPRLLEAPEGGPARALSPAEERLMMAFRQGIRPEEGTRVFGRALNAGLSQILVSSLDLPALVRQTAAVIEARKSGQSFERPDLDTDYIAPRDDIERSLTGFWQDLLGVSQVGVEDNFFDLGGHSLIAVRLFAMVKKTWAVDFPISVLFEAPTVAACAGLIREAAGITGESLVAPGGAGADPVPVAKAVKQSRRFTHLVPMTPGAGKSGASQGAKTPFFLVSGMFGNVLNLRHLAQLEGRDRPFYGLQARGLYGEDRPHDDFTEAARDYIAEIRQVQPSGPYLLGGFSGGGLIAWEMARQLEAEGEEVAQLVLLDTPLPMRPGLSRRDKALIKLAELRRKGPGYLAEWARNRRDWERRKRAGAPVGEEGFHNSAIEAAFRAALPRYQMRPRQGATVLFRPALDRHWQVTGGRWVSAAKEFVYDDNDLTRFAPKLRVIEVPGDHDSMVLEPNVRVLAAALKALLAEAEAQDDTVATAAE is encoded by the coding sequence ATGACGCGCAGACCCTCAGGTGTGGCCGCGACCGACATAGCGATTGTCGGCATGGCCGCGCATTTGCCGGGTGCGGGTGATATCTCCACCTTCTGGGCCAATCTGCGCGCTGGCGTGGAATCGATCCGGGTGCTGTCGCGCGACGAGCTGCTGGCCGCGGGCGAGAGCGCGTCAAAGATGGCGCGACCGAATTACGTTCCAGCCGCCGCCGTGCTGGACGGGTTCGAGACCTTCGACGCCGACTTCTTCGGCTTCTCGCCGAAAGAGGCCGCGATCCTTGATCCGCAGCACCGCCAGTTCCTCGAAGTGGCCTGGGAGGCGCTGGAAAATGCCGGCCACCCGCCAGAGAAATTCCCGGGCGCCATCGGGGTCTGGGCCGGCTGCGGCATGGGGTCGTATTTCTATTTCAACCTCTGTTCGAACCCGGATCTCGTCGAAGAGACCGGTATGTTCCTTTTGCGCCATACCGGCAATGACAAGGATTTCCTCGCCACCCGCGCGAGCCATATCCTTGATCTCAAAGGCCCTTCGGTGAATGTGCAGACCGCCTGTTCAACCTCGCTGGTGGCGATCCATTACGCCTCACAGGCGCTGTTGAACGGCGAATGCGATATGGCGCTGGCGGGCGGCGTCACCATCGAATTGCCCCATGCGCGGGGATATCTCTTCCAGGAGGGCGAGATCCTGTCGCCCGATGGTCATTGCCATGCCTTTGACCACCGCGCGCAGGGGACGGTGTTCGGGTCGGGCGCGGGCTGTGTGGTCTTGCGCCGTGCGGTCGATGCGATCCGTGACGGCGATCATATCTGGGCGATCCTGAAGGGCACCGCGATCAACAATGACGGCGCGGCCAAGGCGGGTTATCTTGCACCATCCGTCGACGGGCAATCGGCCTGCATTGCCGAGGCCCAGGCCCTGGCGGGCGTCACCGCCGATACCGTGACCTATATCGAATGCCATGGCACCGGGACATATCTCGGCGACCCGATCGAGGTCGCGGCGCTGACCGGGGCCTTCCGCGAGACCACGGATGCGGTCGGCCATTGCCGTATCGGCTCGGTCAAAACCAATATCGGCCATCTCGACACGGCCGCCGGGGTGGCGAGCCTGATCAAGGTCGCGCTTTCGCTGCATCACCGCGAATTGCCGCCGAGCCTTGGCTATGAGGCGCCGAACCCGTCGATTGATTTCGAGACCTCGCCGTTTCGGGTCAATGACCGGCTCACGCCCTGGCAGGCGCCGGTGCTGCGCGCGGGCGTCAACAGCCTGGGCGTCGGTGGTACCAATGCCCATGCCGTGCTGGAAGAGGCGCCCTTGCGCGCCGCATCGCAAGACAGCGACTGGCCGTTCCAGCCGCTGGTGATATCGGCGCGTTCAAAAGCCGCGCTTGAGGGCCAGGCGAGCCGGCTTGCTGCCCATCTGCGCGCGCATTCGGATCAGAAACTGGCAGATGTGGCCTGGACGCTGAAAGAGGGCCGTCGCGCCTTTGAGAAGCGCAGGGTGATCGTGGCGGAAAGCCACGCAGAGGCGGCGGACCTGCTGGAAGGCGCCAATCCGCGTCTTGTCTTCAATCATGATCATCTGGGCGAGAACCCCGAAGTCATCTTCATGTTCCCCGGCGGCGGCGCGCAATTTGCCGGCATGGCGCGCGACCTTTACGAGACCGAGCCGGTTTTCAAAGACTGGATGGATCGCGGCCTGGCGGTGCTGGAGCCGCAGTTGGATTACGATATCCGCGCGCTCTGGCTGCCCGTGAAGGGGGCTGAAGCGGCGGCGGATCAGGCGCTGAAAAAGCCCTCGGTGCAGCTGCCGCTGATTATGATCACCGAATACGCGCTGGCGAAACTTTATGAAAGCTGGGGCATCACCCCCGCCGCGCTGATCGGCCATTCGATGGGCGAAAATACCGCCGCGGCCTTGGCCGGTGTGATGTCATTCGAGGATTGCATCGGGCTGGTCCTTTTGCGCGGGCGGCTTTTTGACACGGTGGCACCGGGGGGCATGCTGTCTGTGCCGCTGCCCGAGGCAGATCTGGCGCGCTACTGGGCCGATGATCTCGATATGGCCTCGGTCAATGCGCCGGGGCTTTGCGTGGTCTCTGGGCCTGACGCGGCGCTGGATGCGCTGGCCGCAAGGCTCGCGGCAGATGAGATCGAGACGCAGCGAATTGCGATCGATATCGCCGCACATAGCCGGATGCTCGCACCGATCCTGCCCGCCTTTGGCGATTACCTGCGCGGCATTCGTCTCTCTGCGCCGCAGATCCCGATCATTTCGAACCGCTCGGGCAAGGTGCTGACGGATGCCGAGGCGACGGACCCGGATTATTGGGTTGCGCATCTGAGGAATACCGTGAATTTCCAGGCCGGGCTGGCGGAACTGACCGCGACCCCGGGGCGGGTCTATATGGAAATGGGGCCGGGCCGTGCGCTGTCCTCGCTTGCGGGCGCCAATGGGGTCGGACCGGGCCAGGTGGTGCCGGCCTTGCGGCACCCCGAACAGAAAATCGACGATGATGCCTGGCTGGTCGGATCCATCGCGCGGCTCTGGGCCTGCGGCGTCGCGGTCGACTGGGGTCAGATCTGGGGCGGGCGTCTGCGCCAGCGCGTACCGCTGCCGGGCTATGCCTTTCAGCGCAAACCGTTTTTCATCGCGCCGGGCGAGGCGGCGCCGGTGGCGGCAGAGCTGCCCGCGCGGGTGGAAGACCTGACCGGCTGGGGCTGGAAACGGCATTGGACCCCTTCGCCTGCAGGCTTTGACATTGATGATCTGGGCGTGGCGGCACCGGCAAGCTGGCTGGTCTTTGCCGATGATGCAGGGCTTTGTCTGGCTGCGGCAGACCGGCTGCGCGCGGCGGGGCATCGGGTGATCCTGGTGCATCCGGGTGACAGTTTCCGCGCCCTCGGCGAGGATCGCTACAGCCTTGCGCCCGAACGCGGGCTGGAAGGGTATGAGGCGCTGATCCGCGATCTGGCGGGACGGGGCATCGCGCCCGCGCAGGTGCTGCATGGCTGGCTTGTCACGAAAGACGAAAGCTTCCGGCCCGGGTCAAGTTTCGCGCAAAGGCTGATCGAACAGGGGTTCTGGTCGGCTTTGTTCCTGTTGCAGGCCATGGCGGGAGAGAACCTTGCCCAGGGGGTGAAGTTCACTTTCCTGACGAATGGCGCGGCGGCGGCGAAAGGCACTGTGCTGCGCTGGCCGGAAAAGGCGCTGCTGCGCGGGCCGGTGCTGGTGGCGGGCAAGGAATTGCCGGGCGTTGCGCTGGCGCAGCTGGATCTGGAGCTGCCGGTATTGCGGCGCGGCGAAAGCCTGCCCGACTCGCTGAGTGATGCGGTGATCGAAGAGGCGCTGGCGCCAGAGGGTGGTGTGGCGGTCTTGCGCGGCGCGCGGCGTTACACCGAGGCGCTGCGCCCGGCGCCCTTGCCCGAGGCGGGGTTCGAACTGCCATATGGCGCGCATGTGCTGATCACCGGCGGCTTCGGCGGGATCGGGCTGACGCTGGCAGAAGACCTGATCCGGGAGCGCGGTGCGAAAGTCACGCTGATTGCGCGCTCGCGCCTGCCGGAGGGGGCTGCTCGCGCAGCCTGGCTGCGGGCCCATGCGCCAGAGGATGCGGTCTCGCGGCGGATTATGGCGGTGGAGCGGCTCGAAGCACTGGCGCGTGAAAGCGGCGGCGGGATTGCGCTGGCCCGGGCCGATGTGGCCAATCTGTTCGAGATGCAGGCGGTGGTTGAGGCTGCGATCGCGCGCATGGGGCCGGTAGATGCGGTGATCCATGCGGCGGGGATGGTGGCGGATGGGCCGATCCTCGGCAAGGATCCGGGCAGTGTGGAAGAGGTTTTCGCGCCGAAGCTGCATGGAACCGAGGTCATCGACCGGCTGTTCCCGGATGGGGCACTGAAGCTTCTGGTGCTGTTTTCCTCGACCTCGACGGTGACGGGGCCGGCGGGACAGGTCGATTATGTGGCGGTGAATGAATATCTGAATGCCTTTGCCGAGGCGCGGGCCGGGGGGGCTACGCGTGTGGTCGCGCTGAATTGGGGGATCTGGCAGGGCGTCGGCATGGCGGCCGAGAGCCTCGCGGACCGGATGGGGCGCGAGGCGGCGCCGCCGGTGCCGGTGCGCCAGCCGATGCTGACAGCAGCCGGGTTTGATGTTGCGGGCAACCGGGTCTTTACCGGCGATCTGTCCTGTCAGCAGTGGATCTTTGATGGCCACCGCACCCGCGAGGGTCAGGCTTTGCTGCCGGGGACCGGTTATCTGGAACTGGCGGCCGAGGCCTGGGCCCTGCAGGAAGGGGCGGTCGGGGTGCCGGGAACTGGCGCCGGGTTCGGGATCCGCGATCTGACCTTCTTTGCGGCGCTTGATCTCGCGGAAAGCGAGACGCGCCCCCTGCGGGTGCGGCTGAGCCGCAGCGAGGCAGGCTATGATTTCGAGGTGCAGACGCTGATGCGGGCGGGAGGCCGGGATGGCTGGGCCACCCATGCCACGGCGCGGCTGTTTGCGCTGACCGGGGCGCAGGCTGCGATCTCGCCGGGGATCGACCCCGGCGAGATCGCGGCGCGGCTTCGCGCGCCCGAGATGGGCCAGCCGCAGGAGGGGGAGGCAGATGGCTGGCTCTCCAGCCCGCAGGAGGCGCATCTCGCTTTTGGCCCGCGCTGGAGGGTCTTGCGTTCGCGCGCTTATGGTGCGGGGGAGGGGCTGGCGCGGCTGGCGCTGCCCGGGCGGTTCCGGCGCGAAGTGTTCGGCGGCGATCCGGTTGCGGGCGATCCGGTTACCAGTGAGCCGGCGGGGGGCTGGCTTTTGCATCCGGCGCTGCTGGATCTGGCCACCGGCTGGGCGATGGATCTGATTGCAGGCTACCAGCCGGACCGGCTCTGGGTGCCGCTGTCTTACGGATCGGTGCGGGTCTTTGCGCCCCTGAGCGCTGACCTCGTCAGCCATATCCGCAATGCAGGCGAGAACCGCGCTGACCGGCCGACCGCCGTGTTTGACATCACGCTTGCCACAACGGATGGCCGGGTGCTGGTCGAGATCACCGGCTTTACCATCCGCCGGCTGGATGCGGCTTTGTCCTTTCCGGCCCCGGATCCGCGCCTGCTGGAGGCGCCCGAGGGCGGCCCCGCTCGGGCGCTGTCACCGGCGGAAGAGCGGCTGATGATGGCGTTCCGTCAGGGCATCCGCCCGGAAGAGGGGACCCGGGTCTTTGGTCGCGCGCTGAATGCAGGGCTGTCGCAGATCCTTGTGTCTTCGCTGGATCTGCCGGCCCTGGTGCGCCAGACTGCGGCAGTCATTGAAGCGCGCAAATCGGGGCAGAGTTTTGAACGCCCCGATCTCGACACGGATTACATCGCGCCGCGGGATGATATCGAGCGCAGCCTGACCGGCTTCTGGCAGGATCTGCTCGGGGTTTCGCAGGTGGGGGTCGAGGATAATTTCTTCGACCTCGGCGGGCACAGCCTGATCGCGGTCCGGCTTTTCGCGATGGTGAAAAAGACCTGGGCGGTCGACTTCCCGATCTCGGTGCTTTTTGAGGCGCCGACAGTGGCGGCCTGTGCGGGCCTGATCCGCGAGGCGGCGGGGATCACCGGTGAGAGCCTCGTTGCACCCGGGGGCGCGGGTGCAGACCCGGTGCCGGTGGCAAAGGCCGTGAAACAGTCGCGCCGCTTTACCCATCTGGTGCCGATGACGCCCGGGGCAGGGAAATCCGGCGCATCGCAAGGGGCGAAGACACCCTTCTTCCTCGTCTCGGGCATGTTCGGCAATGTGCTGAACCTGCGCCATCTGGCGCAGCTGGAAGGGCGGGACCGGCCGTTTTACGGCCTCCAGGCCCGCGGGCTTTACGGCGAGGATCGGCCGCATGATGATTTCACCGAAGCCGCGCGCGATTACATCGCCGAGATCCGCCAGGTGCAGCCTTCGGGCCCTTACCTGCTGGGCGGTTTCTCGGGCGGCGGGCTGATCGCCTGGGAAATGGCGCGCCAGCTGGAGGCTGAGGGGGAAGAGGTGGCGCAGCTTGTGCTCCTGGATACGCCTTTGCCGATGCGACCCGGCCTCAGCCGCCGCGACAAGGCGCTGATCAAGCTCGCAGAGCTGCGGCGCAAAGGGCCGGGCTATCTGGCGGAATGGGCGAGAAACCGGCGCGACTGGGAGCGGCGCAAACGCGCCGGCGCCCCGGTCGGGGAAGAGGGCTTCCATAACAGCGCCATTGAAGCGGCGTTCCGCGCCGCGCTGCCGCGCTATCAGATGCGCCCGCGCCAAGGCGCGACGGTGCTGTTCCGGCCAGCCCTCGATCGTCATTGGCAGGTCACGGGCGGGAGATGGGTCTCGGCGGCGAAGGAATTTGTTTATGATGATAATGACCTGACCCGCTTCGCCCCGAAGCTGCGGGTGATCGAAGTGCCCGGTGATCATGATTCGATGGTGCTGGAGCCGAATGTACGGGTGCTGGCGGCGGCGCTGAAGGCGCTGCTGGCCGAGGCTGAGGCGCAGGACGACACAGTGGCAACGGCGGCGGAATAG
- a CDS encoding glycosyltransferase family 2 protein, with amino-acid sequence MATVLTIILNWRSPEMTLRSVEAALVAMRGIPGAITIIDNDSGDGSFEIMQAGVAERGWDRAETPVRVLQSGRNGGFGAGNNVGIRAGLPDGFAGGSRPDYAYVLNSDAFPAPDAIRVLLDHLERTPATGFAGSYIHGEDGTPHHTAFRYPTALNDFERHIRLGVVSRTMKDSMVAMPLPDRVTRVDWLAGASLMMRMDVLDRIGLFDERFFLYYEETDLCLRAARAGFPTDYVPESRVAHIGSVSTGMGKWQRIPGFWLDSRLHYFAKNHGRAYAAAATVLAALGGAIWRARLLVQRKRDRIDPPHYLRDLILHDIRRGFGMSPEPVTDHSRKET; translated from the coding sequence ATGGCAACGGTTCTCACCATCATTCTCAACTGGCGCTCGCCGGAGATGACGCTGCGCTCGGTCGAGGCCGCGCTGGTCGCGATGCGGGGGATCCCGGGCGCAATCACCATCATCGATAACGATTCCGGTGACGGATCTTTCGAGATCATGCAGGCAGGGGTTGCGGAGCGCGGCTGGGACCGTGCGGAAACCCCGGTCCGGGTGTTGCAATCGGGGCGGAATGGCGGCTTTGGCGCCGGGAATAATGTTGGTATCCGGGCGGGTCTGCCGGATGGATTTGCGGGCGGGTCACGACCGGATTACGCCTATGTGCTGAATTCGGACGCCTTTCCGGCGCCGGATGCGATCCGGGTGCTGCTGGATCATCTGGAACGAACACCTGCAACTGGCTTTGCCGGCAGCTATATTCACGGCGAAGACGGCACGCCGCATCACACCGCCTTTCGCTATCCGACCGCGCTGAATGATTTCGAGCGTCATATCCGGCTGGGGGTGGTTTCGCGGACGATGAAGGACAGCATGGTCGCGATGCCGCTGCCGGATCGGGTGACGCGGGTCGACTGGCTGGCGGGGGCCAGCCTGATGATGCGGATGGATGTGCTGGACCGGATCGGTCTCTTTGATGAGCGGTTTTTTCTCTATTACGAAGAAACCGATCTTTGCCTGCGCGCTGCCCGGGCCGGTTTCCCGACCGATTATGTGCCCGAAAGCCGGGTGGCGCATATCGGTTCGGTCTCGACCGGGATGGGGAAATGGCAGCGCATTCCCGGTTTCTGGCTGGATTCGCGGTTGCATTATTTCGCCAAGAACCACGGGCGCGCCTATGCGGCGGCGGCGACGGTTCTGGCAGCCCTTGGTGGCGCAATCTGGCGGGCGCGGCTTCTGGTGCAGCGCAAGCGCGACCGCATCGATCCGCCACATTACCTCCGCGATTTGATTCTACATGATATTCGTCGTGGCTTTGGCATGAGCCCGGAGCCCGTGACCGACCATTCCCGGAAAGAGACCTGA